In Aspergillus fumigatus Af293 chromosome 4, whole genome shotgun sequence, one genomic interval encodes:
- a CDS encoding glycoside hydrolase family 76 protein, whose translation MFIRHSDTVKSAAKMVAAPMMEFYNKNQTEGIPGKLTDTWYVAGAMFMILIQYWYASSDDTYNTVVSHDLMFQSGENYDFLSKNYSHWLGNDDQMFWGLASITASETGFPEIPDKPTWTSLARAVFNMQVARWDTTNCGGGMRWQIPLYLPGYTMKNAISNGGLFELSARLARFTMNDTYAQWAEKIWDWSANTPLLQTDHCLLIIYGDKKTNGNEQWLERVNGLLNSFLRTFCPNDKGGNVLSEVACEPIMTCDRNQIGFKGYTAMWLAHTAILVPSTATRIYPVLQGSALAISKQCSKQPDNTCGIRWWQSTWDGFTPGLESQMAALGGITANLMYFKSTAPKTIDTNPDGKEHQITATHEDETTLDTPPPVDAANRAGAWILTVIFVLTAGGLVWWLVKT comes from the exons ATGTTTATCAGACACTCAGACACCGTCAAGTCGGCCGCCAAAATGGTCGCGGCGCCCATGATGGAGTTCTACAACAAGAACCAGACTGAAGGCATCCCGGGCAAGCTAACGGACACCTGGTATGTGGCGGGCGCCATGTTCATGATTCTCATCCAGTACTGGTATGCCTCCAGCGATGACACCTATAATACTGTTGTGTCACATGACCTGATGTTCCAGTCGGGTGAGAATTATGACTTTCTCTCAAAAAATTACAGTCACTGGTTG GGTAATGACGATCAGATGTTCTGGGGACTTGCCTCCATCACTGCTTCAGAGACTGGGTTCCCAGAGATCCCAGACAAACCCACCTGGACCTCCCTGGCGCGGGCAGTCTTCAACATGCAGGTTGCCCGATGGGATACCACGAATTGTGGTGGCGGCATGCGATGGCAGATCCCCCTCTATCTGCCTGGTTACACGATGAAGAACGCCATATCTAACGGCGGTCTTTTTGAACTGTCAGCCCGGCTCGCACGCTTCACTATGAATGACACTTATGCGCAATGGGCTGAAAAGATCTGGGACTGGTCAGCCAACACGCCGCTCTTACAGACTGATCACTG CTTGCTGATTATATATGGTGATAAAAAGACCAACGGGAATGAACAGTGGCTGGAGAGAGTCAATGGGCTGTTGAACTCCTTTCTAAGGACCTTCTGCCCTAATGATAAGGGTGGTAATGTCCTGTCTGAGGTTGCCTGTGAGCCCATCATGACCTGTGATCGCAATCAGATAGGCTTTAAAGGATACACGGCCATGTGGCTGGCACATACCGCAATCCTCGTTCCCTCAACTGCGACCCGGATCTACCCAGTCCTGCAGGGGTCTGCCCTCGCTATCTCTAAGCAGTGCTCTAAGCAGCCTGATAATACCTGCGGTATCCGTTGGTGGCAGTCCACATGGGATGGCTTCACTCCCGGGCTGGAGTCGCAAATGGCGGCCCTGGGCGGTATCACAGCCAATCTGATGTACTTCAAATCGACTGCACCAAAGACCATTGACACAAACCCGGACGGCAAGGAGCATCAGATTACTGCGAcccatgaggatgagacgaCCTTGGATACACCTCCCCCCGTTGACGCAGCCAATCGCGCGGGTGCATGGATTCTCACTGTGATCTTTGTGCTTACTGCTGGGGGGTTAGTTTGGTGGTTAGTCAAGACGTGA
- a CDS encoding cytochrome P450, translating to MDPFKAIDLPLPPHFVAALGRPTVLVGFACVFLFSQLLVWTAKYSRKKSKGLADIPGPSGWPIIGIGLDLPARPRKLLNSWANQFGDTFKVRVGWYNWVFFNHPDAVKEVFDRQAAVTSGKPPLPIAQEYCLRGDGVLPMTYNAKWKRLHAFLKQLLNAKASAAFIPSQEFEIKQLLWDLSHEAGKNSTDFYMHIRRMTFSIVMTSAYGLRIPQWDCQEVRDVYGNMRMLSIILSPGVFWIDVFPPLNWLPRFLFPSWPKAKFMAQKMHANKMRHWNNLKERIALGNAPDCFAKDLMESNYRDYGLEEETVSWLASAVPEAGAETTASALNGMIRYLAMFPEAQARAHEEVTRILGDGRMATLADEPQMPYIKAVIKETLRLCPVATTGLRRMADGDVKYRDYVIPKGTILLANLNALHWDPERFPDPFSFKPERYLNHPHRSAVYAAGGDIMARDHFTFGAGRRICPGIHLAENGLFLAVSNLIWAYEFKLPLDEKGNEIPLDISDEGFMEGAIRVPKQYTVRILERNPARSRLIRESWEQAQKDGYILRGVHVDADGGVRGSAKVKA from the exons ATGGATCCCTTCAAAGCCATTGACCTGCcccttcctcctcacttCGTCGCTGCTCTTGGCAGACCTACCGTCCTTGTGGGCTTTGCCTGTGTTTTTCTATTCTCCCAACTTCTGGTCTGGACTGCCAAGTACTCACGCAAGAAGTCCAAGGGCCTGGCAGATATCCCTGGCCCATCTGGATGGCCCATTATCGGGATTGGCCTGGATCTACCGGCTCGCCCGCGCAAATTGTTAAACTCCTGGGCAAACCAGTTTGGAGATACCTTCAAGGTGCGCGTGGGCTGGTACAACTGGGTGTTTTTCAACCATCCAGATGCCGTCAAGGAAGTGTTTGATCGGCAG GCGGCTGTCACGTCCGGTAAACCACCGCTCCCCATCGCCCAAGAATACTGTCTTCGGGGCGATGGTGTGCTGCCGATGACCTACAATGCAAAGTGGAAACGTCTGCATGCCTTTTTGAAGCAGCTGCTTAATGCCAAGGCATCGGCGGCGTTCATCCCCAGCCAGGAATTTGAGATCAAGCAACTTTTATGGGATCTCAGCCATGAGGCTGGGAAAAACAGCACAGATTTCTATATGCACATCCGCCGCATGACCTTCTCCATTGTAATGACGTCCGCGTACGGCCTTCGCATCCCTCAGTGGGACTGCCAGGAGGTCCGTGATGTATACGGAAACATGCGGATGCTTTCAATCATTCTAAGCCCCGGGGTGTTCTGGATTGACGTGTTCCCGCCGCTGAACTGGCTGCCCCGGTTTCTATTCCCTTCATGGCCCAAAGCCAAGTTCATGGCGCAGAAGATGCACGCAAACAAGATGAGGCACTGGAACAACCTCAAGGAGCGGATTGCCCTCGGTAATGCGCCCGATTGCTTTGCTAAAGACCTCATGGAGTCAAACTACCGCGATTACGGACTCGAGGAGGAGACAGTCTCCTGGCTAGCGAGTGCGGTGCCGGAAGCCGGAGCGGAGACAACGGCCAGCGCCCTCAACGGCATGATCAGGTACCTGGCCATGTTCCCGGAGGCACAGGCCCGGGCCCACGAGGAGGTCACACGGATCCTTGGCGATGGACGGATGGCCACTCTAGCTGATGAACCACAAATGCCTTATATCAAGGCAGTGATTAAGGAAACGCTGCGGCTGTGCCCCGTAGCCACGACGGGCCTGCGTCGCATGGCTGACGGTGATGTCAAGTACCGTGACTACGTCATTCCCAAGGGAACAATCCTGCTCGCAAACCTGAACGCCCTGCATTGGGACCCAGAGCGTTTCCCGGATCCGTTCAGCTTCAAGCCGGAGCGGTACCTCAACCATCCCCATCGATCAGCGGTGTATGCAGCCGGGGGGGACATCATGGCCCGTGACCACTTCACCTTTGGGGCCGGACGTCGCATCTGTCCAGGAATCCACCTGGCGGAGAACGGGCTGTTTTTGGCCGTGTCCAACCTCATCTGGGCCTACGAGTTCAAGCTGCCTTTAGACGAGAAGGGCAACGAGATCCCCCTCGATATCAGCGACGAGGGCTTCATGGAAGGTGCCATCCGCGTGCCAAAGCAGTACACCGTCCGAATCCTGGAAAGGAATCCGGCGCGGTCCCGTCTTATCCGGGAGTCGTGGGAACAGGCCCAGAAAGATGGATACATCCTGCGAGGCGTACATGTCGACGCGGATGGAGGAGTGAGAGGCAGCGCAAAGGTGAAGGCATAA
- a CDS encoding F-box protein has product MSLQSLPAEVTLQIFRLLDNIDDALRLGRSCRQLYRILNRPGHRHTIMKSIIQRSEYHKHDLQLSQLTQFHAKCTEIYATQSRLPMSCRPDTGMVKSFHEPSTKLLASPLVVAEIVTRWHAMKVLFDLYCKESVRSSYLADWETSWNCSPETAGENETAGPFANGICNSYAQLPPQEKQRAYERFYRALTAHWVAVELTWVIRVSKHKTEREFDRWERKVYDRWSNNPERSLEEKLDIFEALDFVWYFLVSRIFDHSVHSGTVADWIEVAPESATPHAFSPLDLYVSHARGLRQPSRLQLNFHEALEDDCMGMFIDDLRSIIRPPHVIELLLRLAWDPKSQSGFDRPQYVRKLGVLDQTYQWQQTEADGFRTYHVIMYDIDLSDRDILSSLTATAFRVKTEESWHLTTLNDTDSTINEMQLELFREQWERYKENPWDTEMRGQIFFRQETQIQLFERIIDLEE; this is encoded by the exons ATGAGCCTCcaaagtcttccagcagaGGTTACCCTCCAAATCTTCCGACTGTTGGATAACATCGACGATGCGCTCCGTCTGGGGCGTTCCTGTCGTCAGCTGTATCGTATCCTAAATCGCCCAGGTCATCGGCACACGATAATGAAGTCGATTATT CAACGGTCAGAGTATCACAAACACGACCTTCAGCTCTCCCAACTGACGCAATTCCATGCGAAATGCACGGAAATCTACGCGACACAATCGCGGCTCCCAATGTCCTGCCGACCAGACACGGGCATGGTCAAATCGTTTCATGAACCGTCGACAAAGCTCCTCGCGTCGCCACTGGTCGTGGCGGAGATCGTCACCAGGTGGCATGCAATGAAGGTATTGTTTGATCTCTATTGCAAAGAGTCCGTCCGCTCGTCGTATCTGGCGGACTGGGAGACATCATGGAACTGCTCTCCAGAAACCGCCGGAGAAAATGAAACCGCCGGCCCATTTGCTAACGGTATTTGCAATTCTTATGCGCAACTTCCGCCGCAAGAGAAGCAGCGGGCGTACGAGCGATTCTACCGTGCTCTCACGGCCCATTGGGTCGCCGTGGAGTTGACCTGGGTGATCCGAGTCTCCAAGCACAAAACAGAGAGAGAGTTCGACCGGTGGGAAAGGAAAGTCTACGATCGATGGTCCAACAACCCAGAACGTTCCCTCGAGGAGAAACTGGACATCTTTGAGGCTCTGGACTTTGTATGGTACTTCCTAGTGAGCCGGATATTCGACCACTCCGTCCACTCGGGAACTGTTGCCGACTGGATCGAGGTGGCACCAGAGTCTGCTACACCCCACGCTTTTTCTCCTCTCGATCTATACGTTTCGCACGCACGGGGCTTACGACAGCCCTCCCGGTTGCAACTAAATTTTCACGAAGCGCTTGAAGATGACTGCATGGGTATGTTTATAGACGATCTACGATCTATCATCCGTCCACCTCATGTGATCGAACTTCTGCTACGATTAGCCTGGGATCCGAAATCCCAGAGTGGCTTTGACCGGCCGCAATATGTGCGTAAGCTGGGGGTCTTGGACCAGACGTACCAGTGGCAACAAACAGAGGCCGACGGATTTCGGACATACCATGTTATCATGTATGACATTGATCTTTCGGATAGAGATATCCTGTCGAGCCTGACAGCTACAGCATTTCGCGTAAAGACCGAGGAATCGTGGCACCTAACCACATTGAATGATACCGACAGCACAATCAACGAGATGCAATTGGAGTTATTCAGGGAACAATGGGAACGTTACAAAGAAAATCCTTGGGATACCGAGATGAGAGGGCAGATTTTCTTCCGCCAAGAGACACAGATTCAACTATTTGAGCGCATAATCGACCTTGAGGAGTAA
- a CDS encoding putative arachidonate 5-lipoxygenase: MMVFSDCLIFSSLIISYALGLPVVPGQTVMEPSAALPDDGDHLYTLPMFDIRPWERVSEVRLAREGYLYGPPLLGNTSFFPTGVLGDAMVARDKAAWFRDVEYVTNNVYPEWDKAAIALAKAGGIQSLSSYAVIYENQWATTLPDGVASGMLTNWTQDLLFSMERLSINPYVVRRLHPRKDRLPFAVDDRVVQHLAAGSTLEALHCDGRLFFANHSYQAPYPKTPGRWTAACTAYFFIHPRSGAFLPLAIKTNMGSDLTYTPMDETNDWLFAKMAFEMNDLFHSQLYHLANTHDVAEPVHQAALRTMSARHPVRGYLDRLMYQAYAVRPIGEEFLFNEGGFYDSSFALPNWAGKKYATDAYWEHAGHFKATNFYQDLFDRGLVDCTYGPPLTSFPFYETVAPMVEAIEEFTRAFVEAYYPDKTLMDVDNELQDWIIEATEAAKVIDFVPAPMREPEQLISVLSHMAFLAGIAHHALNGATVSEASGVLPLHPSSFNRPLPEAKGSIDSLLPWLHNETEALKQASLLVRFNRPLLDEQEGSLPYMFSGSSFLARTGAPIHDAERRFREKMWAISDEIRMRQFDERGLSQGMPFLWRSIDPRKIPYYLCV, from the exons ATGATGGTCTTCAGTGATTGCCTGATTTTCTCGTCCCTTATAATTTCCTATGCTCTTGGACTGCCAGTGGTTCCCGGCCAAACAGTGATGGAACCTTCCGCAGCCCTTCCTGATGACGGGGACCACCTGTACACGCTGCCAATGTTTGATATCAGACCCTGGGAGCGAGTGTCTGAGGTCCGCCTGGCCCGTGAGGGATATCTCTATGGACCGCCTTTGCTGGGGAACACATCGTTCTTTCCCACCGGGGTGCTGGGGGATGCCATGGTGGCCCGAGATAAGGCTGCGTGGTTCCGTGATGTAGAATATGTTACCAACAACGTGTATCCTGAGTGGGACAAGGCAGCCATAGCACTGGCAAAG GCGGGAGGTATACAATCTCTCTCCAGCTACGCAGTCATCTACGAGAACCAATGGGCCACCACCTTGCCGGACGGGGTTGCCTCCGGGATGCTGACAAACTGGACCCAGGACCTGCTGTTCTCCATGGAACGGCTTTCAATCAATCCCTATGTGGTTCGACGTCTTCACCCACGCAAGGACCGGCTTCCCTTTGCGGTTGATGACAGAGTCGTGCAGCACCTGGCGGCGGGAAGCACCCTTGAGGCCCTCCACTGTGACGGGCGACTCTTCTTTGCCAATCATTCGTACCAGGCGCCGTATCCCAAAACTCCTGGACGTTGGACCGCGGCTTGCACTGCCTacttcttcatccatcccCGCTCCGGCGCCTTTCTCCCTCTGGCCATCAAGACTAACATGGGGAGCGACCTCACATATACCCCGATGGACGAGACCAATGACTGGCTGTTTGCGAAGATGGCTTTTGAGATGAACGATCTGTTCCACTCGCAATTATACCACCTGGCAAATACACATGATGTGGCAGAACCCGTCCACCAGGCGGCCTTGCGGACCATGAGCGCTCGTCATCCTGTCCGGGGATACCTCGATCGCC TGATGTATCAGGCGTATGCAGTTCGCCCTATTGGAGAGGAATTCCTCTTCAACGAAGGGGGTTTCTACGACAGTTCCTTTGCGCTTCCAAACTGGGCTGGCAAGAAGTACGCGACAGATGCCTACTGGGAGCACGCGGGGCATTTCAAGGCTACGAATTTCTACCAAGACCTGTTTGACCGCGGACTGGTGGACTGCACTTATGGACCCCCCTTGACCTCGTTCCCGTTCTATGAGACAGTGGCCCCCATGGTGGAGGCTATCGAGGAGTTTACGCGAGCATTCGTGGAAGCGTATTACCCAGACAAGACATTAATGGACGTAGACAATGAATTACAGGATTGGATCATCGAGGCCACTGAAGCTGCCAAGGTTATCGATTTCGTGCCGGCTCCGATGCGAGAGCCCGAGCAACTGATCTCTGTGCTCTCACACATGGCTTTTCTCGCAGGTATTGCTCATCATGCCCTCAATGGCGCGACGGTCAGCGAGGCCTCAGGGGTCCTCCCTCTCcacccttcctccttcaaccGGCCCCTCCCTGAAGCCAAGGGAAGTATCGATTCCCTGCTCCCCTGGTTGCATAACGAGACCGAGGCACTTAAGCAGGCCTCCCTCCTTGTACGTTTTAACCGACCATTGCTGGATGAACAGGAGGGAAGCCTGCCCTATATGTTTTCAGGATCCAGCTTCCTGGCGCGGACGGGGGCCCCGATTCATGATGCCGAGAGGAGGTTCCGGGAGAAAATGTGGGCGATTAGCGACGAGATCCGGATGAGGCAGTTTGACGAGAGGGGTCTGTCGCAGGGGATGCCGTTCCTCTGGCGATCGATTGATCCTCGAAAAATCCCGTACTACTTGTGTGTGTAG
- a CDS encoding putative metalloproteinase, with protein MSIDINLRVTQHVWQHEHPHQHHKSKPKRIMKITALASAILAVAQGALALPARAPALDITLSQVNNTRIKAVVKNSGTEKITFVHLNFFNDPSPVKKVSLYRNATEVEFTGIKQRLRSDGLSNDALTTLAPGATYEDEFDIASTANLTQGGPVTVRTQGFVPIAMNNKIAGYIPYSSNELELEVDAEKAVAVPASIKPLDRRTKITSSCTGNRATVLNTALRNAASIASKAADAASSGSSALFTEYFKSTSGNIRSAVAARLKAVASEASMNGGGSTTYYCSDPYGYCDSNVLAYTLPSTNEVVNCELFYTLQEVTNDCHGQDQATTIIHEFTHAPGVYPPGTEDLGYGYSAATALSTSNALNNADSYALFANAVYLNCQGQTGGQTTWDGYSQPGQTEPGTQTMWDGYSQPGQTEPGTQTMWDGYSQPGQTEPGTQTTWDGYSQPGQIEPCTQTMWDGGSEPGQTEPDAQTMWDNFYQA; from the exons ATGTCTATAGACATAAATTTGAGGGTGACCCAGCATGTCTGGCAGCATGAACATCCACATCAGCATCACAAGAGCAAACCTAAGCGCATCATGAAAATTACTGCTCTCGCTTCTGCCATTCTCGCTGTTGCTCAGGGTGCTCTGGCTCTTCCAGCAAGAGCCCCAGCTCTTGATATCACCCTGAGCCAGGTCAACAACACCCGGATTAAGGCCGTGGTCAAGAACAGTGGCACTGAGAAAATCACTTTTGTTCACCTCAACTTCTTCAACGATCCTAGCCCTGTTAAGAAGGTTTCCCTCTACCGCAATG CCACCGAGGTTGAGTTCACTGGGATCAAGCAGCGCCTCCGCAGTGATGGCCTCTCCAACGACGCCCTGACCACCCTCGCACCCGGCGCCACCTACGAAGACGAATTTGACATCGCCAGCACCGCCAATCTCACCCAAGGCGGTCCCGTCACTGTCCGCACACAGGGCTTCGTCCCCATCGCTATGAATAACAAGATCGCTGGCTACATCCCTTATTCCTCGAACGAGCTCGAACTCGAGGTCGATGCCGAGAAGGCTGTCGCTGTGCCCGCGAGCATCAAGCCCCTCGATCGCCGCACAAAGATCACCTCGTCCTGCACTGGCAACCGTGCTACAGTCCTTAACACAGCCCTCCGTAACGCCGCCTCAATCGCCAGTAAAGCCGCCGATGCCGCGTCGTCGGGCTCCTCCGCGCTCTTCACCGAATACTTTAAGTCAACCTCCGGCAACATCCGCAGCGCCGTCGCCGCGCGCCTCAAAGCTGTCGCCAGCGAGGCCTCAATGAACGGGGGTGGCTCAACTACCTATTACTGCTCCGACCCCTATGGGTATTGCGACTCCAACGTTCTCGCCTACACTCTCCCCTCGACCAACGAGGTCGTCAACTGCGAGCTTTTCTACACGCTCCAAGAGGTGACAAATGACTGCCACGGCCAGGACCAGgccaccaccatcatccatgAGTTTACTCATGCTCCTGGTGTATACCCGCCTGGCACGGAGGATCTGGGCTATGGATACAGCGCTGCTACGGCATTGAGTACTAGCAATGCGCTAAACAATGCGGATTCATATGCACTTTTTGCTAATG CCGTATACCTCAACTGTCAGGGGCAGACAGGGGGGCAGACAACGTGGGATGGCTATTCTCAGCCGGGACAGACAGAGCCTGGCACACAGACAATGTGGGATGGCTATTCTCAGCCGGGACAGACAGAGCCTGGCACACAGACAATGTGGGATGGCTATTCTCAGCCGGGACAGACAGAGCCTGGCACACAGACAACATGGGATGGCTATTCTCAGCCGGGACAGATAGAGCCATGTACACAGACAATGTGGGATGGAGGCTCTGAGCCAGGACAGACAGAGCCAGATGCGCAGACAATGTGGGATAACTTTTATCAAGCATAA
- a CDS encoding putative MFS monocarboxylate transporter, which yields METKQSEQPPAEEFPAPAPAPAPAPPNGGLAAWSGVFASFLLFLTTWGFSTAFGAFQSYYQSDLLHTSSPSRIAWVGTVNAFFLISTGVIAGPLFDRGYLHHLMIAGCFLTTFGLMMLSLSTQYYQVFLSQGVCCGLGSGLIYVPALSLVSTRFTTRRGIAVGLVTSGASVGFPWTVRSLGFIQLACSCIAVPLLMVTTKTRRSPPRKLIHWHAMKEWSFNAYGIANFLMFMAYFIPLFYVPAFASTALRSSTDLSFYMVSILNAGSAFGRIGSSLLTYRLGASSILLASVVASAVLLFGWIGIHSVASFVVFCVLFGIFSGVLISANPLVIAHPVVSPTPSVIGTRMGMQWFATSLGVLIGAPIAGVIEGHGGDNGFLGLQIFSGAGMAAGAAFLLVPLMAVWRHDNIQNKA from the exons ATGGAGACTAAGCAGTCTGAGCAACCTCCGGCCGAGGAatttcctgctcctgctcctgctcctgctcctgctccccCTAACGGCGGGTTGGCGGCCTGGTCGGGCGTCTTTGCCTcgtttctcctcttcctcaccaCCTGGGGCTTTTCCACGGCTTTCGGTGCATTCCAGAGCTACTACCAATCCGATCTGCTGCACACCAGCTCTCCGTCTCGCATTGCTTGGGTGGGCACTGTCAATGCCTTTTTTCTCATCTCCACTGGCGTCATCGCCGGTCCCCTTTTCGATCGGGGATACCTTCACCATCTGATGATCGCCGGCTGTTTCCTGACCACCTTCGGGCTCATGATGCTGAGTCTGTCCACGCAGTACTACCAAGTGTTTCTCTCCCAAGGAGTCTGTTGTGGCCTGGGTAGTGGCTTGATCTACGTTCCCGCCTTGTCATTAGTCTCAACGCGCTTTACCACGCGGCGTGGCATTGCAGTTGGCCTGGTCACCTCAGGCGCGAGCGTGG GGTTTCCCTGGACGGTACGGAGCTTGGGCTTCATTCAGCTGGCCTGCTCGTGCATCGCAGTCCCGCTGCTGATGGTGACCACCAAGACCCGACGCAGTCCTCCCCGGAAGCTCATCCACTGGCATGCGATGAAGGAATGGAGCTTCAACGCCTATGGGATCGCCAACTTCCTCATGTTCATGGCCTACTTCATTCCGCTCTTCTATGTCCCTGCCTTTGCCTCTACCGCCCTCCGCTCTTCCACCGACCTTAGTTTCTACATGGTCTCCATCCTCAACGCAGGCTCCGCATTCGGCCGCATCGGGTCATCCCTTCTGACCTACCGACTCGGCGCCAGTAGCATCCTACTTGCCAGCGTGGTTGCCTCGGCGGTGCTCCTTTTTGGCTGGATTGGCATCCACTCCGTCGCCTCGTTTGTCGTCTTCTGCGTGCTCTTTGGTATTTTTTCTGGCGTGCTCATCTCCGCTAATCCGCTAGTCATTGCCCACCCGGTAGTCTCGCCCACCCCTTCAGTGATTGGGACGCGCATGGGCATGCAGTGGTTTGCTACCAGTCTCGGCGTGTTAATTGGAGCGCCTATTGCGGGCGTTATTGAGGGTCATGGGGGAGATAATGGCTTTCTGGGATTGCAAATCTTCAGTGGAGCGGGGATGGCTGCGGGAGCAGCGTTTCTGCTGGTACCCCTTATGGCAGTTTGGCGACATGACAATATACAAAACAAGGCGTAG
- a CDS encoding carbon-nitrogen hydrolase family protein encodes MPPFCKIAVIQLYVKPLKPEDNFARAVKFITEAAAQGCHLAVLPEFHLTNWIPTDPRFASLCNDWETYLHRYQALAKERNICIVPGSIVRPVSASPTAAAGATVSDKQTPSLENVTFFISNTGEILGSYVKKNLWGPTERAYLRSSGDSPHQVISTPLGPVGLLVCWDLAFPEAWRELASQGAKIIIVPTLWTRSGASEAGHRQNPSAPSLFLDSILTARTFENTCAVVFANAGGPPGRNYCGLSQINIPYAGPLVRLGTSAEGMGVATLDLAVLEDAEENYAIRSDLTDPSWHYRHTRRVPVESPKGRL; translated from the exons ATGCCACCATTCTGCAAGATTGCTGTCATTCAACTCTATGTCAAG CCCCTCAAACCCGAAGACAACTTCGCCCGGGCTGTGAAATTTATCACCGAGGCTGCTGCACAGGGCTGTCATTTGGCTGTACTGCCTGAATTTCATCTGACGAACTGGATCCCTACTGATCCTCGTTTTGCTTCCCTCTGCAATGACTGGGAGACCTATCTGCATCGTTATCAGGCCCTCGCTAAAGAGCGTAACATATGCATCGTACCCGGGTCGATAGTCCGACCTGTGTCTGCTTCGCCTACAGCTGCAGCAGGGGCCACTGTCTCTGATAAACAGACACCGAGCCTAGAAAATGtaaccttcttcatctccaacaCGGGTGAGATTCTCGGCTCCTACGTGAAAAAGAACCTCTGGGGACCCACCGAGCGAGCGTACCTTCGATCGTCCGGCGACAGTCCACACCAGGTCATTTCGACCCCGCTGGGCCCAGTAGGCTTGCTGGTGTGCTGGGACCTAGCCTTCCCTGAAGCCTGGAGAGAATTGGCATCGCAGGGAGCTAAGATCATCATTGTGCCGACCCTCTGGACTCGCAGCGGCGCCTCTGAGGCCGGCCATCGCCAGAACCCAAGTGCGCCCTCCCTGTTCCTTGACAGCATTCTGACTGCGCGAACATTTGAGAATACCTGCGCTGTTGTCTTTGCCAATGCAGGCGGACCTCCAGGGAGAAATTACTGCGGACTCTCCCAGATCAACATTCCGTACGCGGGTCCCCTGGTCCGTTTAGGTACTTCCGCCGAAGGAATGGGCGTGGCGACACTCGATTTGGCGGTTTTGGAAGATGCGGAAGAAAACTACGCGATACGCTCCGATCTAACAGATCCTTCATGGCATTACAGGCACACTCGCCGGGTTCCGGTGGAATCACCCAAAGGAAGGCTATAG
- a CDS encoding TMEM53 family protein, with amino-acid sequence MSVIPHFTRIATRTWLSTPDKALPGQLVIVCTWLGASAKHITKYTDLHRSIAPHARILLIESEVSILVSSYARQRRLIRPAVDVVLETLADRTESDAPRILLHTFSNGGTNTATQLLITLAKTVSQPLPLVGLVLDSTPARGTYWKSYNAMVFSLPPSSRLVGSVVVHFLLILLYTWIACGNENPASLMRRTLLDEETVGPAPQRDAPGYVCYMYSKEDRMTDWRDVWDHAQEAEEKGWKVDKVLFEGTGHCAHMPDNPARYAEAVEKAWNSALCKIESKL; translated from the exons AT GTCTGTAATTCCACATTTTACTCGTATAGCCACACGCACCTGGCTCTCCACTCCCGACAAAGCGCTGCCGGGCCAACTTGTCATTGTCTGTACCTGGCTGGGGGCCTCGGCCAAGCACATCACCAAATATACTGATCTGCACCGCTCCATTGCGCCTCATGCCCGGATCCTGTTGATTGAATCCGAGGTCTCGATCCTAGTGAGCAGCTACGCGCGCCAGCGTCGACTGATCCGGCCCGCCGTGGACGTCGTCCTCGAGACCCTAGCAGACCGTACTGAAAGCGACGCGCCGCGAATCCTGCTGCATACATTCTCTAATGGCGGGACCAACACCGCGACGCAGCTGTTGATTACGCTCGCAAAGACTGTATCCCAGCCGTTGCCGCTGGTGGGACTCGTGCTGGACAGTACACCGGCAAGGGGAACGTACTGGAAATCCTACAATGCCATggtcttctctcttcctccctcaTCTCGCCTCGTGGGCTCCGTTGTGGTGCACTTTCTCTTGATCCTGCTGTACACCTGGATTGCATGCGGAAACGAGAACCCAGCAAGTCTAATGCGCCGCACCCTCCTGGATGAGGAGACGGTCGGTCCAGCGCCCCAACGAGATGCCCCTGGATACGTGTGCTACATGTATTCGAAGGAGGATCGTATGACTGACTGGCGGGATGTCTGGGATCACGCTCAGGAGGCCGAAGAGAAGGGTTGGAAGGTCGACAAGGTGCTTTTTGAGGGTACGGGTCACTGCGCGCACATGCCAGATAACCCTGCACGGTATGCGGAAGCAGTTGAGAAAGCATGGAACTCCGCTCTGTGCAAGATTGAGTCTAAGCTGTAG